Below is a genomic region from Phoenix dactylifera cultivar Barhee BC4 unplaced genomic scaffold, palm_55x_up_171113_PBpolish2nd_filt_p 001562F, whole genome shotgun sequence.
TTACGCTTCGATCCCTCCTTATCATTCCATTTCGAAGGTGGCATTTTGTCCAAAGGATCATCCTGACAGCGACAACCAACGTAAGGGCATTCGGAGACAATGACCTGGCAAGACCTTTGTCTATCCACCTCTTTCCCATCAAAATTCTCATCCCTTCCAGGGTAAAATGGTAAGTAAAAGTTTATTGCTTGGATTCCCATGCCTCGTGCTTAGCTTAAGCTCTCTCACATCTCAAAATGTTCCAAAGAAAGGGGATAGAACGAAGGGTGTGGTTTGGCTTGTGCTTGAGCTGTAGAAAACCTCCCTTTCCTGTCTTCAAATGATGAAAGGCTGTGAGATAGAAGCCAGAGGAATCAGCTACGAAATCCACATCTCAGAGAGAACACATCCCTTCAAAATTTGGagcagagaagaagaagatagtgaagCAAGCCACCATGGCCATCGACCATGCAATCTAGAAGTTTTGCCGACCACCAAGAGTTCCAAACTTAGAGTCCGGCAGGTGCTGAAGAACGTAAGTGCCGTGCCAAGCCATGGGAGATCCTCGCCATCGTCGGGCCGAGCGGCGCCGGCAAGTCTACTCTCTTGGAGATACTCGCCGGCAAGCTGACCCCGCCGTCGCCGCAGACCATTTTGATCAACCGGAAGGTGGTCGACAAGTCCGACTTACGGAAGATCTCGGGCTACGTGACCCAGAAGGACACGCTGTACCCATTGCTGACGGTGAGGGAGACGCTGATGTTCAGCGCCCCGGCTCCGCCTCGGCGGCAGCCTCCCCCCTTCCCAGCTGAGCTCCCGGGTGGAGTCCCTCCTAAGGGAGCTCGGCCTCGGGAGCGTCGCCGATGCCCGGTGGGCGACGCCCGCGGCCGCGTCCGGGGGGTCTCCGGCGGCGAGCGCCGGCGGGTGTCCATCGGGGTGGACGCCGTCCATGACCCGAGGGTGCTGATCCTCGACGAGCCCACGTCGGGGCTCGACAGCACGTCGGCGACGCAGATCGTCGACATGCTGAAGACCATGGCGGAGAGCCGCGGCCGGACTGTCATCCTCAGCATCCACCAGCCTGGTTCTCGCATTGTTAAGCTCTTCGGCTCCGTCCTCCTCCTCGCCCACGGCTCCGTCCTCCACCAGGGCACCGTCGACCAGCTCAGCTCTCACCTCCGCTCCCTCAGCCTCCAGGTGCCGCTCCAGGTTAATGTCGTCGAGTTCGCCATCGACTCCATCGATGCTCTCCAGCAACATAAACGGCAAGAAACACTAGTAGAACATCATCAACAGCAGCAGCAAGATCAACGAGAAGCGCAAGAACAGCCATTGCTCCCAGCTCCCAAGAAAGGAGAAGGAATCGAAGGAAAGAAAGATAGGTGCACGCTCCAGCAGCTCTTCCAGCTTCACCAAAGTAGTCGACGAGGAATCGCTCGCCGGGTTCGACTTCTCCTACGATTACCCAAATTCAAGATTTCAAGAGGTAACCATCCTCACACATCGGTTCTTGAACAATGTTTTCCGAACGAAGGAGCTTTTCGCATGCCGGACCATCCAGATGCTGGTCTCGGGGCTCGTCCTCGGTTCCATATTCTTCGACCTCAAAGACGATAAGGTCCTGGAGAGAGTAGGCCTCTTTGCCTTCGTTCTAACTTTCTTGCTCTCTTGCACCACTGAGCACTGCCGATATTTCTTCAAGAGAGGGAGATTCTTATGAAGGAGACCTCCAGTGGGAGCTACAGAGTATCTTCCTACGTGGTGGCCATGGGCTAGTCTTCCTGCCATTCCTCTTCATATTAGCCATTCTCTTCTCGGTGCCGCTCTACTGGCTCGTCCGGTCTCAACCGGAGTTTCACCGCGTTCATGTACTTCTTACTCTTGATATGGCTCATACTCTACACGGCCAACTCGGTGGTTGTGTGCTTCAGCGCTCTCGCGCCCAACTTCATAGTCGGAAACTCTTTGATCTCGGGGGTGATGGGCTCGTTCTTTCTCTTCTCCGGCTACTTCATAAGAAAGAAGGCGATGCCGAGCTACTGGGTCTTCATGCACTTCATCTCTTTGTTCAAGTATCCATTCGAAAGCTTCTTGGTGAACGAGTTCTCCGGCCCGGGGATGTGTGTGAAGCACGAGATGGGGTTGTGTGTATTGAGAGGAGAGGATCTCTTAAGAGAGGAAGGGTTGGGGGAGGAGAGCAGGTGGAGGAATGTGGTGGTGATGGTGTGCTTCATCTTGGCCTACAGGTTCTTCTCGTATCTCATTCTGATGTGCAGGTGCCGGTGCGTCCAAAAGGGTGGGCTCAAAAGAGCCCTGGTTTGATAGCCACGGTCCCTCacactctcttcttctcttcttttcatttcaattgtcTCTATCATACTATGGTCTCTATCAATAAGACTGAATGCTTCTGGTCAGTATGGCCGCATACTTGTCTCTCTTTGGTTGGCTCGCTCGCAATATAGgacattcttttgttttcttttcttgtccATCTTTTTGGACTGCTTGCTAGGGCTACCATCTTCCCCGATGGAAATGTTCATGACCGGAAACTTTTTGCAGGGTTGCTTTTGGATTCTGGGGAACTCCATTTACAAATTTTGAGCTTTTTTAAAGAGAAATTACTACGGAAATATAGAAGTCATGTGCTTAGAAAGTCACGGGTGTTTGTTTGGTTTGTAAGCAAGGCCGATTTTGGACCCAGCCAGAGCCCACTGCTATTTATGAGCCAATCAGGTATGACATGATTGATATTTACACGACCTTCTCAGGAACTAGTGCATGAACGTTCTTCTCAAGGAACGTTACAGTTATaataagggttttttttttttttttttttggtatcaaCACAAACATTTTGATATAACATttcttctaacaccattaataaaaatatatttattttaataaaaaaataaaatattaaaattactttttttgtCTTCCATCATGATGTACAtctattcattaaaaatattttagttattttaatttgaaaccgttaattttttaatggcgtTAAATGATGtggatatatattaaaaaaataaggataaaaaaagaatagaatagcaaaacaagtgttttatgaaggtatacatgcaaatatcaattttagaagagtattcctacaaaatttaatatttaagaggatatttatgtaaaaaaaatttataataattgCATTTGCTACCACTAAATTATGTCGTAATCCTGTAATTATGAGCCACAACCAATTGTACTTAATTATATATCCTTTGACGACGGAGcatctaatttttcttttagatgATAGGAATTAATATGTGTCTGCAATTGAAACTTATATgggaattaattattaatcacaGTTCCATcataattttcttcttctttttttcttcttggattTTTCATTGAAAGGAATGTGGAAACGTCTATGATTTCTTTGAAAGTAATGAAGAGGCTGTTAAGTTTTTCTGCAGGGTCGGCAATTTCAAACCTCGCTGACCTAACCATAAATACAGGCATGGaaaagatttcttttttttttttcttttgatttggaaAGCAGTTTTGGACTTCCTGGTTCATcatcataaaaaatataatatagtataatatataaCTTGGTTATACCGTTATTCTTGcaattttttgtatttatatgAAAATTTATAGACCCTCCATTaatggaggatttttttttggctggaAAAGTTTTTTATCCATAGGACACTGGCTCATTATCATAgaaacataatatattttttgagaaaaacagAAATATAgtatatatgaatatatatatatatatatatatatatatatataacattaaTCTTGTATTCTTGTAATGTAACTTTAAATTCTTTTGGACCCTATTTGAATGGAGGAAGTCACTGTCTAGGGACAGCCATGAAAGTTTTCTTCTagagataaaaagaaaaggTGATTGGCTCAGCTAGAGTACCCacacttctaattttttttctagacAACATAAATCATACACATGAAAAATGGACTTTTTGGAGCAAAATACCAAGATTGGCTATCTTGATATCAGATTTCGTATCGGCAACATTCTCTTATAATATTGATACGTCTGGTACAGAGTTAGTTCAACATATCGAATGTCGGTACGTCTTCGGCAGCGTGCACTGGTTCGGTACAGGTACAATAGATATGGTCGGTACATACTAATACCGATCGGTATCACAAATCTTGCTTAGAAAAAATAAGAATGACTACTTATTCGAATATTCTATATTTCCTTCCACTTTTAAACTCTTGAGAGAACCCCATCAACTACAACTTATCCAACAGCCTCCTTCAACCAAACAATACCTTAAGCAAATCCATGACTTGAATGATGCATGGTTAACACTTCGTTGTAACTAAGCCGATAACTATTAGCATTGTTAGATAACATCgttcttctaaagatttgtCCTTAGAAGAGTTTTAGGGTTCAAATCTGGTGGTGTTCGTTACCACCGTATTActgaaaaaatagaattaaaaaaaagctCATGTAACCCTTTAAGGGCATTTTCATCCTTGCATGACATCGTGGTGAGTGAAAACTAGGGTGAGCAGAACCTATTGAAGGCATATGAGAGATTGGACTCATTGGAGCCAATCATCTGAAAAATGTAGAGGTGGATAGTTATTAGACATAAAAAAATCGGGGAGAATTGAACATACAAAGAAATAGGGAAAAAGATGTATTACTATGGTTAGTTTCAGACGGGTACAGagtcttgtaattgttgccTCTTGTGATCAAATTTAAAAGAGACAAAgattagattattatttttttttaaccaacAAAAGATTAGATTAAATATTTTGTAAACTCTGTCTCCCAATCTCTTAAAAACTTACAATCTTAATCATCATTCTCCATGTGTTACACAGTTCTTTTGGGTCTTCATATGAATGGTTAAAATTCTCTTTACTGAAGCATAGATGATAACTTTGAAGTTAACAATCTTAAGAAATAAGTAGTTTATGTATGGAAGAAAAATGGTTTGGGGCTTTTGTTACTGTACATAAACATTTTTCCAAGGTCATTGGATTACTAGATTGGCAACTTAGTAATTCAACCATCCTTGTGTATTGCAACAAACCTCACAAGTTGCACTAGCCCCCTTGTACCATATGACACTGGgaattattttcatattttgtgTGTATATAACAAGCAGACATATCATCAAAAAACTTACATTGACATCAAAAAAATTGCCACATATTTGAACGCAAAAGACAATGCTTGGGGACACTTAATAAACCTACAATATTTGTTTCTAGGAAACATTAGTTAAAAGATGTTGAGGACTAATAATCCCATCGATTATCTTACTCTTGGGCCCATCCCAAATGTCCGATTTTTTAGATAGAAgcttaacatggtatcagatcCCATCGATTGTTCTTGCTTACACGAAAACTTCCACACTCCCATTTATTAATCCACATACCTTTTTGTGAGAGGGGCGTTGAGGAATAATGGTCCCACATCGAATAAGTTAAGAACTTTTGTGTTGCTATATTTTTTGGTTCAATGTTGATGGAAGATTGAAGCTAAGATCAATTGATCGGTATACTTTGGTCAATATTGATAGTGATCTATGCTAAGATCAATTCAATCATGATAGATTATACCAAATGAGTTCAATAAAGTTCAGTAAAATAAAATCTTCCACTCTAATCTCCAATCAGCAAGAGAATTCAAAGCGGATTCATTCGACCATGGATATTCTATTTTGTTCTTAATTATTCAAAAAATTATATTGAAAAATGATTAGCCACATGACAAGTGGCTTCTTAATTTCCAAAGAAAAGTAAGGGAAAAAAGatgaaacgaaaaaaaaaaggagattatATAAGAAGTGAAAAGGTTGAATCAATTAATAAACTTAAATTATGCTTATTGGCATAAGATCCTAAAAGCTTAGGCGACGCACCACAAACAAAAGGTTTCTAGGATTAAAAGAACATGGTTCTTTCTGGTGGTAATGTTGTTAAATGTTGTTGGAGAGTATATTGTTCAATTTTTTAGGCTTTTCTACAAGCATTAGTCTTTGCACCTTGGATGATCATCCCAGTCATCTAAGTAATGCGATTGTACGGTAGATTAAAAGAACacggattctttttttttaatacatcgTCAGATTTGAATGCTTTACCTTGCAGGGTCTCTCATGATGTGCTGCTCCATGTACAACCTTTTATCATCTACAATTTATATGCCCATACATGTGATAAACCATGACTTTAGCTACATAATTTTAggataaataatattatatcaagATGCTCTAAATCATTTCTGAAGAAAACCTTTGGAAAATAAATGTGAGCACACTCTTTATCTTAATACATCACAAACTTTGTGATTATTATTTGTTATAGCACcatgttttcttttcctttcaaaaATGGAGAGTTCGAAGAAAagcaaataaatttttgatatgagCAATTATACATGCAAGTATGCAACACATCTTATTCATGGCATCATTCACTAAAGAGTTGGtccaaccaagaaaccaaaaatTCAATGCtaagcaataataataataataataataataataataatcttaATGGTAAACACTATGATGCAGCACTTATATTCACTGCAAACTTCCATGTCGGCATGGCGCTTCATGATTCAACCATGTTGTTATCAATTGCACCTGGTCGCACCTATCTCCTCATGCCAATGAGGCCCTCGGAACCAGGTGATTAGGTCTTAAATAGGTTTGACCCGTTCATGGCTTGAAAAGTTGCCCTACTcaaagctcaaaccctagagaCCCAACAAGATCCAACCTAAGCAGTTCTTTTGTTTAGACTTGATTTTTAACGAGAAGAAAcgattgggttgcctcctttgCAACTCACTACTTCAAATATTTTATCTAGACAAACCACGCATCATTGCCTGAGCCCTTGtatagttttttattttctgattttgttggccgcATTCACACCCATTGCGTATGAGCCACCgttaataccaaaaaaaacacacacacacacacacacaaaaacgtGGGCACGCGCGCGCAtgcgagaagaagaagagagagaaaaaaaagaggggggagAACTTGGGCTAAAAAGGCCTAGCTCGCAACTCCAGGCTAAAATTGGGCCTTGGGCCAAACCACCCAGAACCAGCCCATTGACACTCCTATGAGCGGTAAGTATAGAGGAAGGGCTGTCGGGGCGGTTGGCCACCTTTTCTAACACCCAAGGATGATCTCTGCCCCCCATGACCGTCGACCTCCACTTGTGCTCCTATTGGGCTTCGCTCATGCGTCGCCCCACGCTTCCGCTCCCAAGGGCAGCAGCTCCACCAGCTCCTCCTCAAGTCCGGCCACGCCTCCTCCCTCTTCGCCTCCAACTGCCTCCTGCAAATGTACGCCCGCTGCTGCCCCAACCTCACGACGCCCGAAGCCTGTTCGACGAAATGCCCCACCGGAACTGCTTCGCCTGGAACTTGCTCCTAGATGCCTGCCTCAAGTCAGGCGATCCCAGTGCTGCGCTAGAACTGTTCGACTCTATGCCCGAAAGGAACACCTTCTCGTGGAACGCCATCGTCACTGGCCTTGTTAGATGCGGCGATCTGGAGAACGCCCGGCGCTTGTTCGAAGAGATGCCGATGACGGATGCCGTTGCCTGTAATGCGATCATTCATGGGTATGTCCGCAGAGGCCAAGTTCACGAAGCTTTTCGCTTGTTTAAGAAGATGGGTTCGGATTTCGTGGGACCTTCGTCACCGTGCAACGATAGTTTTGTGCTGGCAACGGTCCTCAGTGCCTGCGCTGATCACGTGGCTCATGATTTCGGCAAACAGATTCATGCACGTATTGTCATGAGCCAGGTGGACCTGGATACCGTCCTGGGCAGCACGCTTGTCAACATGTATGCAAAGTGTGAGGATTTTGATAGTGCTTGTTTAGTTTTGGACTCAATGCTAGAACCTGATGACTTCTCTTGTCGGCTTTGATTTCGGGCTATGCAGGCCACGGAAGTTTGGTGGATGCGAGAAAGGTTTTTGACAGGAGAGAGAATCCTGGTGTTGTTTTGTGGAATTCTATGATTAATGGGTGTGTCATTAATGATCAAGGAGAAGAGGCATTGCATCTTTTTAGAAGGATGAGGAGGGAGGGAGTCATGCCGGATTCATCAACTCTTGTGAGTCTTCTTGGTGCTTCTATGAGTTTCAGTGAGCTAGAATATGGGAAACAACTGCATGCTTGTTGTTTCAGACATggacttatagaaaatatagttgTTGCAAGTGCTCTCATAGACTCTTATTCCAAATCTGGCTACTGGGAGGATGCTTGCAAGGTTTTCGGTGAGCTCAAAAAGCACGACACAGTTGTACTCAACTCAATGATCAATGTATACTCAAACTGCGGGAGAATTGTAGATGCGAGGCGGATCTTTGAGTCAATTCCAAGCAAAAGTTTTGATCTCGTGGAATTCAATGATAGTGGGATACAGCCAGAATGGTTGTGTCATTGATGCATTAGAGCTCTTCTGCGAGATGCATCAGCTGGATCTTAGGCCTGACAAAGTGGCTTTGGCTAGTGCGGTGAGTGCTTGCGCAAGCATTTGTTTGCTTGGTCTCGGAGAACAGATATTTGCTTGGGCTACTGTGGTTGGCCTTGAGTCAGACATTATAATCTCTTCTTCAATTATTGATCTCTATTGTAAATGTGGTGGTGTCAGTCAGGGGCTGAGGCTATTCAATGAAATGAGGAAATTTGATGTAGTCCTATGGAACTCAATGTTAATGGGTTATGCATCAAATGGATATGGAATTGAagttcttgaactctttgaaacAATGAGAAATGCAGGA
It encodes:
- the LOC103722225 gene encoding LOW QUALITY PROTEIN: ABC transporter G family member 5 (The sequence of the model RefSeq protein was modified relative to this genomic sequence to represent the inferred CDS: inserted 4 bases in 4 codons; deleted 3 bases in 3 codons): MMKGCEIEARGISYEIHISERTHPFKIWSREEEDSEASHHGHRPCNLEVLPTTKSSKLRVRQVLKNVXCRAKPWEILAIVGPSGAGKSTLLEILAGKLTPPSPQTILINRKVVDKSDLRKISGYVTQKDTLYPLLTVRETLMFSARLRLGGSLPPSQLSSRVESLLRELGLGSVADARXGDARGRVRGVSGGERRRVSIGVDAVHDPRVLILDEPTSGLDSTSATQIVDMLKTMAESRGRTVILSIHQPGSRIVKLFGSVLLLAHGSVLHQGTVDQLSSHLRSLSLQVPLQVNVVEFAIDSIDALQQHKRQETLVEHHQQQQQDQREAQEQPLLPAPKKGEGIEGKKDRCTLQQLFQLTKVVDEESLAGFDFSYDYPNSRFQEVTILTHRFLNNVFRTKELFACRTIQMLVSGLVLGSIFFDLKDDKVLERVGLFAFVLTFLLSCTTEXLPIFLQEREILMKETSSGSYRVSSYVVAXGLVFLPFLFILAILFSVPLYWLVGLNRSFTAFMYFLLLIWLILYTANSVVVCFSALAPNFIVGNSLISGVMGSFFLFSGYFIRKKAMPSYWVFMHFISLFKYPFESFLVNEFSGPGMCVKHEMGLCVLRGEDLLREEGLGEESRWRNVVVMVCFILAYRFFSYLILMCRCRCVQKGGLKRALV